In one Pygocentrus nattereri isolate fPygNat1 chromosome 21, fPygNat1.pri, whole genome shotgun sequence genomic region, the following are encoded:
- the LOC108424591 gene encoding zinc finger protein 239-like, whose product MQPQRSSAALQTSSGALRADSSRRRRQKSTSKHSECGKSSTSQSDLQLQGEKPYHCSHCGKNFNVKEHLETHQCIHTGEKPYQCSECGRSFSQQSHLQLHHRVHTEEKPYLCSECGKSYSDGSALKKHQSVHMAETPYRCSDCGKSFKRQSDLQLHQRIHTGEKPHHCSYCGKTFRQAGTLKKHQRIHTGEKPYRCSDCGRSFNQIIHLQAHQRIHTGEKPYYCSECGKSFNQHSNFQLHQRIHTGEKPYRCSDCGKTFRQAGTLTKHQRIHTGEKPYHCSDCGRSFSQNIHLQAHQRIHTGEKPYYCSECGKSFNQHSNFQLHQRIHTGEKPYHCSECSKSFRSSNTLKTHKCTKTEELYVQQSADACSSSVSSEMSSNTERVQQ is encoded by the coding sequence ATGCAGCCTCAAAGAAGCTCAGCTGCTCTGCAGACGTCCTCTGGTGCTCTCCGCGCGGACTCATCTCGCAGACGAAGGCAGAAGAGCACCAGTAAACACTcggagtgtgggaagagttccaCTTCACAAAGTGATCTGCAGCTACAGGGAGAGAAACCATATCATTGTTCACACTGTGGAAagaattttaatgtaaaagagcATCTGGAAACACACCAgtgcatccacacaggagagaagccgtatcagtgctcagagtgtgggaggaGCTTCAGTCAGCAGAGTCATCTCCAGTTACACCATCGTGTCCACACAGAAGAGAAACCGTActtgtgttcagagtgtgggaagagctaTAGCGATGGAAGTGCCCTCAAAAAACACCAGAGTGTTCACATGGCGGAGACGCCATATCGCTGCTCggactgtgggaagagttttaaacGACAGAGCGATCTGCAGCtgcaccagcgcatccacacaggagagaaaccacaCCACTGCTCGTACTGCGGAAAAACGTTTAGACAAGCAGGTACCCTCAAAAAACACCAGCGCatacacacaggagagaagccgtatcgatgctcagactgtgggagGAGTTTTAATCAGATCATTCATCTCCAAGctcaccagcgcatccacacaggagagaagccgtattactgctcGGAGTGCGGCAAGAGTTTTAATCAGCACAGCAATTTCCAGctacaccagcgcatccacactggagagaaaccgtaCCGCTGCTCGGACTGCGGAAAGACCTTTAGACAAGCAGGCACCCTCACAAAACACCAGCgtatccacacaggagagaagccgtatcattGCTCAGACTGCGGGAGGAGCTTTAGTCAGAACATTCATCTCCAAGCTCatcagcgcatccacacaggagagaagccgtattactgctcGGAGTGTGGCAAGAGTTTTAATCAGCACAGCAATTTCCAGctacaccagcgcatccacactgGCGAGAAGCCATACCACTGTTCAGAGTGTAGCAAGAGTTTCAGGTCCTCTAACACTTTAAAGACCCATAAGTGCACTAAGACAGAGGAGCTGTATGTTCAACAGTCTGCAGACGCCTGTTcctccagcgtttcttctgaaatgagtAGTAATACTGAGCGTGTGCAGCAGtag